One window of the Streptomyces asoensis genome contains the following:
- a CDS encoding MerR family transcriptional regulator: MRIGELAKLTDTPARSLRYYEAQGLIEPRRLPNGYREYDDYLVGRVTQIRGLIDSGIPTRIIKQMLPCLGSPLKIVVDDAEPELLELLAVERDRMTHRIDCLTRNRDAIDSYIGAVSEATSARSTTGAA, encoded by the coding sequence ATGCGCATCGGAGAGCTGGCGAAGCTGACGGACACCCCCGCGCGGTCACTGCGCTACTACGAGGCGCAGGGGCTGATCGAACCGCGGCGGCTGCCCAACGGATACCGCGAGTACGACGACTACCTGGTGGGCCGGGTCACCCAGATCCGCGGGCTGATCGACAGCGGCATTCCCACCCGGATCATCAAGCAGATGCTGCCGTGCCTCGGCAGCCCTCTGAAGATCGTCGTCGATGACGCCGAACCGGAACTGCTCGAACTCCTCGCCGTCGAGCGCGACCGGATGACACACCGCATCGACTGCCTCACCCGGAACCGGGACGCCATCGACAGCTACATCGGCGCCGTCAGCGAAGCGACGTCGGCACGGAGCACCACCGGCGCCGCGTAG
- a CDS encoding MFS transporter: MTRVQQAPAPTGQSRRLPLSGLLALAAGGFITIMLETMPAGILPAISGDLGISESAAGQTVTVFAIGSIVGAIPLISATMGWPRRRLLLLALAGYAVTSVVTGLSGSFVLTLAARFVAGLFAGVLWAIIAPYARRMAAPHQQGKALTIALAGTPIALAIGTPLGTLLAGLIGWRATFGVMTLLAALVTVWVLAAVPHFPGQAKGERTPVGRVFAIPGVVPVLAVVFLYVMAHNVLYTYIASFLAPVGLDGSVSAVLLVFGVASLAGIWITGVLIDRHLRLLMIGSTGLFALAVLALGLLASLPAVVLLSAALWGLAFGGAASLLQTAASNAAGDAVDAVQPVIVTVWNIGIAGGGVVGGLLLGGSGAASLAWGTLVLLAVALVITVTGRRHAFPAHRG, translated from the coding sequence ATGACTCGAGTACAACAGGCGCCCGCCCCCACTGGCCAGTCGCGTCGCCTTCCGCTCAGCGGGCTGCTCGCCCTGGCGGCCGGCGGCTTCATCACCATCATGCTGGAGACGATGCCCGCGGGAATCCTGCCGGCGATCAGCGGCGACCTCGGGATATCCGAGTCGGCCGCGGGCCAGACAGTGACCGTCTTCGCGATCGGATCCATCGTCGGCGCCATCCCGCTGATCAGCGCGACGATGGGGTGGCCGCGCAGGCGGCTCCTGCTCCTGGCGCTGGCCGGATATGCCGTGACCAGCGTCGTCACCGGCCTGTCCGGCAGCTTCGTCCTCACCCTCGCGGCCCGGTTCGTCGCCGGACTGTTCGCGGGCGTGCTGTGGGCGATCATCGCGCCCTACGCCCGGCGCATGGCGGCACCGCACCAGCAGGGCAAGGCCCTGACCATCGCACTGGCGGGCACCCCGATCGCGCTCGCGATCGGCACCCCCCTCGGAACGCTCCTGGCCGGCCTGATCGGATGGCGCGCCACCTTCGGAGTGATGACGCTGCTCGCCGCTCTGGTGACCGTCTGGGTGCTCGCGGCCGTGCCGCACTTCCCCGGACAGGCCAAGGGGGAGCGCACGCCCGTCGGCCGGGTCTTCGCGATCCCCGGCGTGGTCCCGGTCCTCGCCGTCGTCTTCCTGTATGTGATGGCGCACAACGTGCTCTACACCTACATCGCCTCCTTCCTCGCCCCCGTCGGCCTGGACGGCAGCGTCAGCGCCGTGCTGCTCGTCTTCGGCGTCGCCTCTCTGGCCGGCATCTGGATCACAGGCGTCCTCATCGACCGCCACCTGCGGCTTCTCATGATCGGCAGTACCGGGCTCTTCGCGCTGGCGGTGCTCGCACTCGGCCTGCTGGCCTCCCTTCCCGCCGTCGTCCTCCTCAGCGCCGCGCTGTGGGGACTCGCCTTCGGCGGAGCCGCGAGCCTGCTACAGACCGCCGCCTCCAACGCGGCCGGTGACGCCGTGGACGCCGTCCAGCCGGTCATCGTGACGGTCTGGAACATCGGCATCGCCGGTGGCGGTGTCGTGGGCGGACTCCTCCTCGGCGGCTCCGGAGCCGCGTCCCTGGCCTGGGGAACCCTCGTGCTCCTGGCCGTCGCGCTCGTCATCACCGTCACCGGACGGCGCCACGCCTTCCCCGCCCACCGCGGCTGA
- a CDS encoding NAD(+)/NADH kinase, with product MTVNRLGLVVHGGRPEAVAAAGLVRGWCAEHAVRCADIDVWHDGGRRGALEEVEAAGHPDLVVTLGGDGTFLRGARLAAENDALVLGVDLGRVGFLTEVSASAVRSALDAVREGRFEVDSRMLLALRASRRLEVPAGMESLIEYGRGPLLPPPQVRPDCEVDKDWGIPLDVTALNDIVVEKLVRDRQVSVGVYVSGRLLASYSADALLVATPTGSTAYSFAAGGPVVSPRAQALVFTPVAPHMAFDRSVVTAPDEPVGLRLLERSGPAAVSIDGQLRGVLEPGDWIGVYAAPRRLRAVRLGPMDFYGRLRERMNLTDAPAAVADGSPAPLWSFTTPPPGDLAHLTLLTAPGGT from the coding sequence GTGACAGTGAACCGGCTGGGCCTGGTCGTGCACGGCGGACGTCCGGAAGCCGTGGCGGCGGCCGGTCTCGTCCGTGGGTGGTGCGCGGAACACGCCGTGCGATGCGCGGACATCGACGTGTGGCACGACGGCGGGCGGCGCGGCGCCCTTGAGGAGGTCGAGGCCGCGGGCCACCCCGACCTGGTGGTGACCCTGGGTGGCGACGGCACCTTCCTGCGCGGCGCCCGCCTGGCCGCCGAGAACGACGCCCTGGTCCTGGGGGTCGACCTGGGCCGGGTGGGCTTTCTGACGGAGGTGTCGGCGTCCGCGGTGCGCTCGGCGCTGGACGCGGTGCGGGAGGGCCGGTTCGAGGTCGACAGCCGCATGCTGCTCGCCCTGCGCGCCTCACGTCGGCTGGAGGTGCCGGCGGGCATGGAATCGCTCATCGAGTACGGCCGGGGGCCGCTCCTGCCGCCTCCGCAGGTGCGGCCCGACTGCGAGGTCGACAAGGACTGGGGCATCCCGCTGGACGTCACCGCGCTCAATGACATCGTGGTGGAGAAGCTGGTCAGGGACCGCCAGGTGTCGGTCGGGGTCTATGTCTCCGGGCGGCTCCTGGCCTCCTACTCGGCCGACGCGCTGCTCGTCGCCACGCCGACCGGCTCGACCGCCTACAGCTTCGCCGCCGGCGGGCCCGTCGTCTCGCCCCGGGCGCAGGCCCTCGTCTTCACGCCGGTCGCCCCGCACATGGCCTTCGACCGCTCGGTCGTCACAGCCCCCGACGAGCCGGTCGGTCTGCGCCTGCTGGAACGTTCGGGGCCGGCCGCGGTCAGCATCGACGGCCAGCTGCGCGGTGTGCTCGAACCGGGGGACTGGATCGGCGTGTACGCCGCCCCGCGCCGCCTGCGGGCCGTCCGGCTGGGCCCGATGGACTTCTACGGCCGACTGCGCGAGCGGATGAACCTGACCGACGCCCCGGCCGCGGTGGCGGACGGTTCCCCCGCCCCGCTGTGGTCGTTCACGACGCCACCACCCGGAGACCTCGCCCATCTGACCTTGCTGACGGCCCCGGGCGGTACCTGA
- a CDS encoding TetR/AcrR family transcriptional regulator — protein MPRPPGHGPGFEVRRQKIIDIAASLFAQQGYAATSINDLGRAVGLAKGALYYYIGSKENLLVEIQARVMGPLLSRARQIADLDTDPLLRLRLLSESLLTIIFRRLDHIWVYEHDYRSLSGAELKTLLGQRSDFEQVISGLLAEAVDQGTFRAMPPRLATLQFLNLHNHTYQWVRTDGQWDAAFLSREYCATLFRGFGAPDHALPKLEEQAEAFKRDRPELPLDPEAGWNSLPATEQPAGPGSGSE, from the coding sequence ATGCCACGACCGCCGGGCCATGGACCGGGTTTCGAGGTCAGACGCCAGAAGATCATCGACATCGCGGCGTCGCTGTTCGCCCAGCAGGGGTACGCGGCGACGTCCATCAACGACCTGGGCCGGGCGGTCGGCCTCGCCAAGGGAGCCCTGTACTACTACATCGGCTCCAAGGAGAACCTGCTCGTCGAGATCCAGGCGCGGGTGATGGGGCCGCTGCTCTCCCGCGCCCGCCAGATCGCGGACCTCGACACGGATCCCCTGCTGCGGCTGCGCCTGCTGTCCGAATCGCTGCTCACGATCATCTTCCGCAGACTCGACCACATCTGGGTCTACGAGCACGACTACCGCAGTCTGAGCGGCGCGGAGCTGAAGACCCTGCTGGGCCAGCGTTCCGACTTCGAACAGGTGATCTCGGGGCTGCTCGCGGAGGCCGTCGACCAGGGCACCTTCCGCGCGATGCCGCCGCGGCTGGCCACCCTCCAGTTCCTCAATCTGCACAACCACACGTATCAATGGGTGCGCACGGACGGGCAGTGGGACGCGGCGTTCCTGTCCCGTGAATACTGCGCGACCCTGTTCCGCGGCTTCGGCGCGCCCGACCACGCCCTGCCGAAGCTCGAGGAACAGGCCGAGGCGTTCAAGCGCGACCGCCCGGAACTGCCACTCGATCCCGAGGCCGGCTGGAATTCCCTTCCCGCCACCGAACAACCGGCCGGGCCCGGATCAGGATCCGAATGA
- a CDS encoding SDR family oxidoreductase, with amino-acid sequence MTTVGIATGAGRGTGEACARRLADMVDVLLLADRNEAAAAAVAKDLAGRGVRAVVEPFEADVTDREGLARLAERVGELGTLRAVAHADGVEAGEAGWRRILEVDFVGTALVAEALRPLATAGTAFVYCASVSPLIAHIDPDPVVAAVLDDPLQEGFLDGIREAIGPAVEDPAWAYPWATYGVHRFARAEAVRLGPVGARVCSLSPGAIDTPGTRLEAARHESVRQLIGRTPLGRTGRYDEVAAVAAFLVSDEASFVNGVDIVVDGGLCAAVQDE; translated from the coding sequence ATGACCACGGTAGGTATCGCCACCGGCGCGGGTCGCGGGACGGGAGAGGCGTGCGCGAGGCGTCTTGCCGACATGGTGGACGTGCTGTTGCTCGCCGACCGGAACGAGGCGGCGGCGGCCGCGGTCGCGAAGGACCTGGCAGGCCGGGGCGTGAGGGCTGTCGTCGAGCCGTTCGAAGCGGACGTCACCGACAGGGAGGGCCTTGCCCGGCTGGCCGAGCGGGTCGGGGAGCTCGGCACGCTCCGGGCGGTCGCGCACGCCGACGGCGTCGAGGCGGGGGAGGCCGGCTGGCGCCGGATCCTCGAGGTCGACTTCGTCGGGACGGCGCTGGTCGCCGAGGCGCTCCGTCCGTTGGCCACCGCCGGTACGGCGTTCGTGTACTGCGCCTCGGTGTCCCCGCTGATCGCTCACATCGACCCCGACCCGGTGGTCGCGGCCGTCCTGGACGATCCGCTCCAGGAGGGATTCCTCGACGGGATCCGCGAGGCGATCGGCCCGGCCGTCGAGGATCCCGCGTGGGCGTACCCGTGGGCCACCTACGGTGTGCACCGCTTCGCCCGCGCCGAGGCGGTGCGGCTCGGGCCGGTGGGCGCGCGCGTGTGCTCCCTGTCGCCCGGTGCCATCGACACCCCGGGGACCCGGCTGGAGGCGGCGCGGCACGAGTCGGTACGGCAGCTCATCGGGCGCACGCCGCTGGGCCGCACCGGCCGGTACGACGAGGTCGCCGCCGTCGCCGCGTTCCTGGTGTCGGACGAGGCGAGCTTCGTCAACGGCGTCGACATCGTCGTCGACGGCGGTCTGTGCGCGGCGGTGCAGGACGAGTGA
- a CDS encoding enoyl-CoA hydratase/isomerase family protein, whose product MSPTHSDDPLHGDEGLMLRSDGRVGNPVRCLVLDDWHDVAASRVEAEAARLADSLPLTFGIATRQPPDRLRPLLEALTLTLAAPQVGAEARELVTVHDPLVAFDELARLVGRHPRASLVLGQLLRQTPRLGTLQGLAAEAAAYSMLLGGTEFASWLADRGTPGAAPEEGPLVRVRRENDRLSVLLDRPRRRNAFSFRMREELFEALELALLDGTVDRVELAGAGTVFSSGGDLSEFGTATDLVAACLVRLDRAPWRLIDRMRDRVTVRVQGAAVGAGLEMAAFAGRLVSSPGAFFQLPEVAMGLVPGAGGTVSVPRRIGRWRAAWMMLSGARLDATTALRWGLIDEIAETDETDDGREPRGAPARRPAGPDPGPRPPP is encoded by the coding sequence ATGAGCCCGACGCACAGCGACGACCCGCTGCACGGCGACGAAGGGCTGATGCTCCGTTCCGACGGACGGGTGGGAAATCCCGTGCGGTGCCTGGTGCTCGACGACTGGCACGACGTGGCCGCGAGCCGGGTCGAGGCCGAGGCCGCCCGGTTGGCCGACTCCTTGCCGCTGACCTTCGGCATCGCGACCCGGCAGCCACCGGACCGGCTGCGACCGCTGCTGGAGGCTTTGACGCTGACCCTGGCGGCACCCCAGGTCGGCGCCGAGGCACGGGAGTTGGTGACCGTCCACGATCCGCTGGTCGCGTTCGACGAGCTCGCCCGGCTCGTCGGACGTCACCCGCGGGCGAGCCTGGTGCTGGGGCAGTTGCTGCGACAGACGCCGCGCCTCGGCACCCTCCAGGGCCTGGCGGCCGAGGCGGCGGCCTACTCGATGCTTCTCGGCGGAACGGAGTTCGCGTCCTGGCTCGCCGACCGCGGTACACCCGGGGCTGCTCCGGAGGAGGGCCCACTGGTCCGCGTCCGGCGGGAGAACGACCGGCTGTCCGTCCTGCTCGACCGCCCGCGCCGGCGCAACGCGTTCAGCTTCCGGATGCGCGAGGAGCTGTTCGAGGCCCTGGAACTCGCCCTGCTCGACGGCACGGTCGACCGGGTCGAACTGGCCGGTGCCGGGACGGTGTTCTCCAGTGGCGGCGACCTGTCCGAGTTCGGGACGGCCACGGACCTGGTCGCGGCCTGTCTGGTACGGCTGGACCGGGCGCCCTGGCGGCTGATCGACCGGATGCGGGACCGGGTGACGGTCCGCGTTCAGGGCGCGGCGGTGGGCGCGGGTCTGGAGATGGCGGCCTTCGCGGGGCGTCTGGTCTCCTCACCGGGGGCGTTCTTCCAGCTGCCCGAGGTCGCGATGGGTCTGGTGCCCGGCGCCGGCGGCACGGTGAGCGTGCCCCGGCGGATCGGCCGGTGGCGGGCGGCGTGGATGATGCTGAGCGGCGCCCGACTCGACGCCACCACCGCCCTGCGATGGGGGCTGATCGACGAGATCGCGGAGACCGACGAGACCGACGACGGCCGCGAGCCGCGAGGCGCTCCCGCCCGACGCCCTGCCGGCCCAGATCCGGGCCCGCGCCCGCCCCCCTGA
- the mftG gene encoding mycofactocin dehydrogenase MftG, with protein MKRTERPERPERAEHGYRRVRHPDVIVVGAGGSGAALAARLSEDPDRTVLLLEAGPVPRQPGAFAPELLDARLVPGAQPGHPAVQAYAVHLTPTRPYTVVRGRCLGGSTTVNGGYFVRARQDDFDRWSAVGGAAWSYDRVLPLLRALESDLDHGAGPLHGDHGPVPVRRAKLGHPAAVAFRAAAHRLGFPEEPDKNAQDPPGFGPVPSNAVDGVRVNTGIGYLLGASGRPNLLVEGGSAVLRVVVTRGRATGVEVERHGRRRTVDCGEVVLCAGAFRSPHLLHLSGIGPRRDLEALGVPVVRDAPAVGARFGDHPQVALEWTPRRPLPAPADSWLGGALHLSSPDGDHPGDLEILQSLVPMAGLTGGRVPVPGPGAPLAFLVSVQTPRLSGRMRTRSADPATPPSLDYGYLSTARDRQRMREAVRVTAELAATRAFGEVSGGLVEPGAPVLDDDRLLDRWVLGHLGTAHHTCGTVPLGPADDPGAAVDRYGRVHGVGGLRVADTSILPAPPLRGPAATAVLIGELVADAMRRGLT; from the coding sequence ATGAAGAGGACCGAGCGGCCCGAGCGACCGGAGCGGGCCGAGCACGGGTACCGCCGCGTCCGCCACCCGGACGTCATCGTGGTGGGCGCCGGTGGCAGCGGCGCCGCCCTCGCGGCGCGGCTCAGCGAGGACCCCGACCGCACCGTCCTGCTGCTGGAGGCGGGCCCGGTACCGCGTCAACCGGGTGCGTTCGCACCCGAGTTGCTGGACGCGCGACTCGTCCCCGGCGCGCAGCCCGGCCACCCGGCCGTCCAGGCGTACGCCGTGCACCTCACTCCGACGCGTCCGTACACGGTCGTCCGGGGGCGCTGCCTCGGCGGCTCGACCACCGTCAACGGCGGGTACTTCGTCCGCGCCCGGCAGGACGACTTCGACCGCTGGTCGGCCGTGGGAGGCGCGGCCTGGTCCTACGACCGGGTGCTGCCCCTGCTCCGCGCCCTGGAGAGCGACCTCGACCATGGCGCCGGCCCGCTGCACGGCGACCACGGGCCGGTACCCGTGCGCCGTGCGAAGCTCGGCCACCCCGCCGCCGTCGCGTTCCGGGCGGCCGCTCACCGGCTGGGCTTTCCCGAGGAGCCGGACAAGAACGCCCAGGACCCGCCGGGATTCGGTCCGGTGCCGTCCAACGCCGTGGACGGGGTGCGCGTCAACACCGGCATCGGCTACCTGCTGGGCGCGTCCGGCCGGCCCAACCTCCTGGTGGAAGGGGGCAGTGCGGTCCTGCGGGTCGTCGTCACGCGCGGCCGCGCGACCGGCGTGGAGGTCGAGCGGCACGGGCGCCGCAGAACGGTCGACTGCGGCGAAGTCGTGCTCTGTGCGGGGGCGTTCCGCTCCCCTCACCTGCTGCATCTGTCGGGCATCGGGCCGCGTCGGGACCTGGAGGCCCTCGGTGTCCCCGTCGTCCGGGACGCCCCCGCCGTCGGAGCCCGGTTCGGCGACCATCCCCAGGTGGCCCTGGAGTGGACGCCCCGACGGCCGCTGCCGGCGCCCGCCGACTCATGGCTCGGCGGGGCCCTGCATCTGTCCTCGCCGGACGGGGACCACCCGGGTGACCTGGAGATACTCCAGTCCCTCGTGCCCATGGCCGGGCTGACGGGCGGACGGGTGCCCGTTCCCGGTCCCGGCGCACCCCTCGCGTTCCTCGTCTCCGTCCAGACCCCGCGGCTGAGCGGCCGGATGCGGACCCGTTCCGCCGATCCCGCGACGCCTCCGAGCCTCGACTACGGCTATCTGTCGACCGCGCGGGACCGGCAACGCATGCGCGAAGCGGTCCGTGTCACCGCGGAGTTGGCCGCCACGCGTGCCTTCGGGGAGGTCTCCGGCGGGCTCGTGGAGCCGGGGGCGCCGGTGCTGGACGACGACCGCCTGCTCGACCGGTGGGTCCTCGGCCATCTCGGCACGGCCCACCACACGTGCGGCACGGTTCCGCTGGGCCCCGCCGACGATCCCGGGGCCGCCGTCGACCGCTACGGAAGGGTGCACGGTGTCGGCGGTCTGCGGGTCGCGGACACGTCGATCCTGCCCGCGCCCCCGCTGCGGGGCCCGGCGGCCACCGCCGTCCTCATCGGCGAACTCGTCGCCGACGCCATGCGGCGCGGCCTGACGTGA
- the mftA gene encoding mycofactocin precursor MftA (Mycofactocin is a small molecule electron carrier derived from the final two amino acids, Val-Tyr, of MftA, the mycofactocin precursor. It plays a role in redox homeostasis and the metabolism of alcohols and aldehydes in Actinobacteria, including Mycobacterium tuberculosis.): MNELRSAQSEETVTEAEAFTEDVIEAEDLLEEISIDGMCGVY, from the coding sequence ATGAACGAGCTCCGCTCCGCCCAGTCCGAAGAGACCGTCACCGAGGCCGAGGCCTTCACCGAGGATGTGATCGAGGCCGAGGATCTCCTGGAGGAGATCTCCATCGACGGTATGTGCGGCGTCTACTAG
- the mftB gene encoding mycofactocin biosynthesis chaperone MftB (MftB, a small protein, is a peptide chaperone that assists the radical SAM enzyme MftC in performing two modifications to the C-terminal Val-Tyr dipeptide of the mycofactocin precursor peptide, MftA. MftB's role is analogous to the role of PqqD in the biosynthesis of PQQ, a cofactor that derives entirely from a Tyr and a Glu in the precursor PqqA.) yields MDLDRAWDLHPQVSVRPEPFGALLYHFGTRRLSFLKDRRLLAVVQGLAHAPTARAACRAAGLGEDELPRYGRALAVLVRSSMVVGRTS; encoded by the coding sequence ATGGACCTCGACCGTGCCTGGGACCTGCATCCGCAGGTCTCGGTGCGGCCCGAACCCTTCGGCGCGCTGCTCTACCACTTCGGAACCCGCAGACTCTCGTTCCTCAAGGACCGCCGGCTCCTGGCCGTCGTCCAGGGCCTCGCCCACGCGCCCACGGCCCGTGCCGCCTGCCGGGCCGCGGGCCTCGGAGAGGACGAGCTGCCCCGCTACGGCCGGGCCCTCGCCGTCCTCGTCCGGTCGTCGATGGTCGTCGGAAGGACCTCATGA
- the mftC gene encoding mycofactocin radical SAM maturase (MftC is a radical SAM/SPASM enzyme that catalyzes the first two steps in biosynthesis of the electron carrier mycofactocin from the terminal Val-Tyr dipeptide of the precursor peptide MftA.), which produces MTTTSRLVDLFEHGLDAPICLTWELTYACNLSCTHCLSSSGRRDPRELSTAQAKAVIDELEAMQVFYVNIGGGEPTVRADFWELLDYATAHHVGVKFSTNGVRITPGAAERLARNDYVDVQISLDGATADVNDAVRGPGSYTTALRAMENLAAAGLREFKISVVCTRHNIPQLDAFKALADRFGAQLRLTRLRPSGRGADVWDDLHPTAAQQRELYDWLSAHGERVLTGDSFFHLSAYGEALPGLNLCGAGRVVCLIDPVGDVYACPFAIHEEFLAGNVTGPGGFPGVWRDSELLRRLRTPQHGGACASCAFYDTCKGGCMAAKFFTGLPLDGPDPECVRGHGEALLAQRDGTPVPRPSGDHSRRAVPLVLTRRPPVGHCDESPLAGPAPTPTGKDAAHA; this is translated from the coding sequence ATGACCACCACGTCCCGGCTGGTCGACCTGTTCGAGCACGGGCTCGACGCACCGATCTGCCTCACCTGGGAACTCACCTACGCGTGCAACCTGTCCTGCACCCACTGCCTGTCCAGTTCCGGCCGACGCGACCCCCGCGAGCTGAGCACCGCGCAGGCCAAGGCCGTCATCGACGAACTGGAGGCCATGCAGGTCTTCTACGTCAACATCGGCGGCGGCGAGCCCACCGTCCGCGCCGACTTCTGGGAGCTTCTGGACTACGCCACGGCACACCACGTGGGAGTGAAGTTCTCCACCAACGGCGTCCGCATCACTCCCGGAGCGGCCGAGCGACTAGCCCGCAACGACTACGTGGATGTCCAGATCTCGCTCGACGGCGCGACCGCCGACGTCAACGACGCGGTGCGCGGACCCGGTTCGTACACGACGGCGCTGCGGGCCATGGAGAACCTCGCCGCCGCCGGACTGCGCGAGTTCAAGATCTCGGTGGTCTGCACCCGGCACAACATCCCGCAGCTGGACGCCTTCAAGGCGCTGGCCGACCGGTTCGGCGCCCAACTGCGCCTGACCCGGCTGCGTCCCTCCGGACGCGGCGCCGACGTCTGGGACGACCTGCATCCGACGGCCGCGCAGCAACGCGAGCTGTACGACTGGCTGTCGGCGCACGGCGAGCGGGTGCTGACGGGGGACTCCTTCTTCCATCTCTCCGCGTACGGCGAGGCGTTGCCCGGTCTCAACCTGTGCGGCGCCGGACGCGTCGTCTGCCTGATCGACCCGGTCGGCGACGTGTACGCCTGCCCGTTCGCCATCCACGAGGAGTTCCTCGCCGGAAACGTGACCGGGCCGGGCGGCTTCCCGGGGGTGTGGCGCGACTCCGAGCTGCTGCGGCGGCTGCGTACCCCGCAGCACGGCGGAGCCTGTGCCTCCTGCGCCTTCTACGACACGTGCAAGGGCGGCTGCATGGCCGCGAAGTTCTTCACCGGGCTTCCGCTGGACGGGCCCGACCCCGAGTGCGTGCGGGGGCACGGTGAGGCGCTGCTGGCCCAGCGCGACGGGACCCCGGTGCCCAGGCCGTCCGGCGACCACTCCCGCAGGGCCGTGCCGCTCGTCCTCACCCGCCGGCCGCCGGTCGGCCACTGCGACGAGAGCCCGCTGGCCGGGCCGGCTCCGACGCCGACCGGAAAGGACGCGGCACATGCCTAG
- the mftD gene encoding pre-mycofactocin synthase MftD (MftD, an enzyme found in the mycofactocin biosynthesis locus, performs an oxidative deamination of 3-amino-5-[(p-hydroxyphenyl)methyl]-4,4-dimethyl-2-pyrrolidinone (AHDP). The resulting compound, now called pre-mycofactocin (PMFT), is a biologically active redox cofactor that can oxidize the non-exchangeable NADH of TIGR03971 family SDR-type oxidoreductases.): MPRNPWFETVAEAQRRARKRLPRPVYGALVAGSERGRTIDANPAAFAELGFAPRVVGHHAGRDLTTTVLGVPTALPVLISPTGVQAVHPDGEVAVARAAASRGVIMGLSSFASKPVEEVAGAQPDLFFQLYWSGTRETMTQRMDRARAAGAKALIVTLDWSFSHGRDWGSPAVPEKLDLRTMLRFAPAVLPRPGWLWRYARSGRLPELTVPNLRAPGAEAPGFFAAYGEWMQTTPPTWEDVKWLGEEWGGPLLLKGVTRVDDAKRAVDAGVTALSVSNHGGNNLDTTPATIRILPSIAEAVGDEVEVLLDGGVRRGGDVAKALALGARAVLIGRACLWGLAANGQAGVENVLDILRGGLDSAVLGLGHSSVHELGPEDLVIPPGFPLALGGGGLPVAPSAAPADVESPVA; this comes from the coding sequence ATGCCTAGGAACCCCTGGTTCGAGACGGTGGCCGAAGCACAGCGCAGGGCCCGAAAGCGGCTGCCGAGGCCGGTCTACGGCGCGCTCGTCGCGGGCTCGGAGCGCGGTCGCACGATCGACGCCAATCCGGCGGCCTTCGCCGAACTGGGCTTCGCCCCACGGGTCGTCGGCCACCACGCCGGACGCGACCTGACCACGACCGTGCTGGGTGTGCCCACCGCGCTGCCCGTGCTCATCTCGCCGACCGGAGTGCAGGCCGTCCACCCGGACGGGGAGGTGGCCGTGGCCCGGGCCGCCGCGAGCCGGGGCGTCATCATGGGGCTGAGCTCGTTCGCGAGCAAGCCCGTCGAGGAGGTGGCCGGCGCCCAGCCGGACCTCTTCTTCCAGCTCTACTGGAGCGGAACGCGCGAGACGATGACGCAGCGCATGGACCGGGCCAGGGCCGCCGGCGCGAAGGCGCTCATCGTCACCCTCGACTGGTCCTTCTCGCACGGCCGGGACTGGGGCAGCCCCGCCGTCCCGGAGAAGCTCGACCTCCGGACCATGCTGCGGTTCGCCCCCGCGGTACTGCCCCGGCCCGGGTGGCTGTGGCGGTACGCCAGGTCCGGCCGGCTCCCCGAACTCACCGTGCCCAACCTGCGCGCCCCCGGCGCCGAGGCGCCCGGCTTCTTCGCGGCCTACGGCGAGTGGATGCAGACCACGCCCCCGACCTGGGAGGACGTCAAGTGGCTGGGCGAGGAGTGGGGCGGCCCCCTGCTCCTCAAGGGCGTGACCAGGGTCGACGACGCCAAGCGGGCCGTCGACGCGGGGGTGACGGCCCTGTCCGTCTCCAACCACGGCGGCAACAACCTGGACACCACCCCCGCCACGATCCGTATCCTCCCCTCCATCGCCGAAGCCGTCGGCGACGAGGTCGAAGTCCTCCTCGACGGCGGCGTCCGCCGGGGCGGCGACGTGGCGAAGGCGCTCGCCCTCGGGGCCCGTGCCGTCCTGATCGGCCGAGCCTGTCTCTGGGGCCTCGCGGCGAACGGACAGGCCGGTGTCGAGAACGTGCTGGACATCCTGCGCGGCGGGCTCGACTCGGCGGTGCTGGGCCTCGGGCACTCCTCCGTCCACGAGCTGGGACCCGAGGACCTGGTGATACCTCCGGGCTTCCCGCTCGCCCTGGGCGGCGGAGGCCTACCGGTGGCGCCCTCGGCGGCCCCGGCCGACGTCGAGTCACCGGTCGCCTGA